The Aquidulcibacter paucihalophilus genome has a window encoding:
- a CDS encoding ammonium transporter: MKFRSLAALVILGLGLIAGPALAAAPAAPALLAHQAPLVLNEASSAWILTSTALVLLMTLPGLALFYGGMVRRKNVLATIAHSTAAMAIVTVLWFIVGYSLSFGSSGEATNGFVGGLQAAFLNGITPSTAHSLAPGLPEFLWIAYQLTFAIITPALIAGAFAERIKFSASILFFFLWHLIVYAPICHQVWGGGWMGSLGVLDFAGGAVVHVNAGVAGLVAALVLGPRHGHGRDNMAPHNLAFTAIGAGLLLVGWLGFNAGSAWAADGIAAVAAFNTILAAAAAAIGWTAVEWIDHKRPTLLGLLSGLVAGLVGITPAAGLVDPKGAFIIGIVSGPACYAGAVWLKRALKYDDSLDAFGVHGIGGIVGALLTGVLATAAINPVAASANLLNQTIGLLAVIAWSAVGTFAILMICKFTTGLRVAKEEEIEGLDYTQHGETIHP; encoded by the coding sequence ATGAAATTCCGCAGCCTCGCCGCCCTTGTTATCCTTGGCCTCGGCCTGATCGCCGGCCCCGCCCTGGCCGCAGCGCCCGCCGCTCCGGCCCTGCTGGCGCATCAGGCTCCGCTGGTGCTGAACGAGGCCTCGTCGGCCTGGATCCTGACCTCGACGGCCCTCGTGCTGCTGATGACCCTGCCCGGTCTGGCCCTGTTCTATGGCGGCATGGTGCGGCGCAAGAACGTGCTGGCGACCATCGCCCATTCGACCGCCGCCATGGCCATCGTCACCGTCCTCTGGTTCATCGTCGGCTACAGCCTGTCCTTCGGCTCAAGCGGCGAGGCGACCAACGGCTTTGTCGGCGGATTGCAGGCGGCCTTCCTGAACGGCATCACCCCGTCCACGGCCCACAGCCTGGCCCCCGGCCTGCCCGAGTTTCTCTGGATCGCCTACCAGCTGACCTTCGCCATCATCACCCCGGCCCTGATCGCCGGTGCCTTCGCCGAACGGATCAAATTCTCGGCCTCGATCCTGTTCTTCTTCCTCTGGCACCTGATCGTCTATGCGCCGATCTGCCATCAGGTCTGGGGCGGCGGCTGGATGGGCTCGCTGGGCGTGCTCGACTTCGCCGGCGGGGCCGTGGTTCACGTCAATGCGGGCGTCGCCGGCCTCGTCGCCGCCCTGGTGCTCGGCCCGCGCCACGGGCATGGCCGGGACAATATGGCCCCGCACAACCTTGCCTTCACTGCCATCGGTGCCGGCCTGCTGCTGGTCGGCTGGCTCGGCTTCAATGCCGGCTCGGCCTGGGCCGCCGACGGCATCGCCGCCGTCGCCGCCTTCAACACCATCCTCGCCGCCGCCGCCGCCGCCATCGGCTGGACGGCCGTGGAGTGGATCGACCACAAACGCCCGACCCTGCTGGGCCTGCTGTCCGGCCTCGTCGCGGGCCTCGTGGGCATCACCCCCGCCGCCGGCCTGGTCGACCCCAAGGGGGCCTTCATCATCGGCATCGTCTCGGGCCCGGCCTGCTACGCCGGCGCCGTCTGGCTCAAGCGCGCGCTGAAATATGACGACAGCCTCGACGCCTTCGGCGTGCACGGCATCGGCGGCATCGTCGGCGCCCTGCTGACCGGCGTCCTCGCCACCGCCGCCATCAACCCGGTCGCGGCGAGCGCCAACCTGCTCAACCAGACCATCGGCCTGCTCGCCGTCATCGCCTGGAGCGCCGTCGGCACATTCGCCATCCTGATGATCTGCAAATTCACCACCGGCCTGCGCGTGGCGAAGGAGGAGGAGATCGAAGGCCTCGACTACACCCAGCACGGCGAGACGATACATCCGTAA
- a CDS encoding UbiA family prenyltransferase produces the protein MTSAPLPDAPTNWVDRHAPEGLKPWLKLGRFDRPIGIWLLLLPGWQGIALALAQYRRTPELYDAWLFLGFALGACLMRAAGCAFNDIVDRDIDAQVARTAMRPIPSGRISVKQALAFVVGCSLISLLILLTLNLTAVLLGVASLALVAAYPFMKRITWWPQAWLGLTFNWGALMGYAATLGAILATLGPVAADGPLNRLMLAATSDYSIQDSYYVVGSPALFLPALLLYLALVFWTLGYDTIYALQDIEDDAMVGVKSSARRLGGNVQVGVGAFYALTVALTVLAGLTAGLGPIFYVALLPFAAHLFRQVRDVRPDDPALALRLFRSNRDAGFILLSAIILGAVSWPF, from the coding sequence ATGACCTCCGCCCCGCTTCCCGACGCCCCGACGAACTGGGTCGACCGTCACGCGCCGGAAGGCCTGAAACCCTGGCTGAAGCTGGGTCGGTTCGACCGCCCGATCGGCATCTGGCTGCTGCTCCTGCCGGGCTGGCAGGGGATCGCCCTGGCGCTGGCCCAATATCGCAGGACGCCAGAGCTCTACGACGCATGGCTCTTCCTCGGCTTCGCCCTCGGGGCCTGCCTGATGCGGGCGGCGGGCTGCGCCTTCAACGACATCGTCGACCGCGACATCGATGCGCAGGTGGCCCGCACCGCGATGCGGCCGATCCCGTCGGGCCGGATCTCGGTGAAACAGGCGCTGGCCTTCGTGGTGGGGTGCAGCCTGATCAGCCTGCTGATCCTGCTGACCCTGAACCTGACCGCCGTCCTGCTCGGCGTCGCCTCCCTCGCCCTCGTCGCCGCCTACCCTTTCATGAAGCGCATCACCTGGTGGCCCCAGGCCTGGCTGGGCCTGACCTTCAACTGGGGCGCGCTGATGGGCTATGCAGCCACCTTGGGAGCCATTCTCGCGACCCTCGGCCCGGTGGCTGCCGACGGCCCGCTGAACCGTCTGATGCTCGCGGCGACGTCGGACTATTCCATCCAGGATTCTTATTACGTCGTCGGAAGCCCAGCGCTCTTCCTTCCCGCCCTCCTCCTCTACCTCGCACTCGTCTTCTGGACCCTCGGCTACGACACCATCTATGCCCTGCAGGATATCGAGGACGACGCCATGGTCGGGGTCAAATCCTCGGCCCGCCGCCTCGGCGGCAACGTGCAGGTCGGCGTCGGTGCCTTCTACGCCCTGACCGTCGCCCTGACCGTCCTCGCCGGACTGACCGCCGGTCTCGGCCCGATCTTCTACGTCGCCCTCCTGCCCTTCGCCGCGCACCTGTTCCGGCAGGTGCGGGACGTCCGGCCCGACGATCCGGCGCTGGCCCTGCGGCTGTTCCGCTCGAACCGCGATGCGGGCTTCATCCTGCTTTCCGCCATCATCCTGGGCGCTGTATCCTGGCCGTTCTGA
- a CDS encoding alpha-amylase family glycosyl hydrolase gives MSVSSTDWWRGAVIYQVYPRSFADANGDGIGDLAGITDHLDHIAALGVDAVWLSPFFTSPMKDFGYDVADYCDVDPVFGDLADFDRLIARAHALGLKIITDLVLAHTSDQHVWFTESRQSRTADRADWYVWAEAGPDGAPPNNWQSVFAGPAWTWDARRGQYYMHNFLPEQPQLNLHNGQVQDALLDVARFWLDRGVDGFRFDAINFAMHDPQLTDNPPAPPGRRTRPFDYQAHVHNQSQPQIPAFLARVRGLMDLYPGRFSVAEVVGEAAEPEMQAFTADDRHLNSAYGFAYLYADALTPDLVRRANAAWDGAHGQGWPSWAFSNHDAPRAVSRWSEGRDPDRFARMAMLLLMALRGNVFVYQGEELGLPQANVPFDRLVDPEAIANWPRTLGRDGARTPMPWRAEAAHAGFSTIEPWLPVDPRHPPLAVDLQDADPASMLNLTRRLIALRKREPALRLGSLRFLDAPAAVLAFERTRGEDTLTCVFNLGHEAVAWGSPGTADVLALINFDSVPNGEMPPLSGRISRKPAI, from the coding sequence TTGAGCGTTTCCTCCACCGACTGGTGGCGCGGCGCCGTCATCTATCAGGTCTATCCGCGCAGTTTCGCCGATGCCAACGGCGACGGCATCGGCGACCTCGCGGGGATCACCGACCACCTCGACCACATCGCCGCGCTCGGCGTCGACGCCGTCTGGCTCAGCCCCTTCTTCACCTCGCCGATGAAGGATTTCGGCTATGACGTCGCCGATTATTGCGACGTCGATCCGGTGTTCGGAGACCTGGCCGATTTCGACCGCCTGATCGCCCGCGCCCACGCCCTCGGCCTGAAGATCATCACCGACCTGGTCCTCGCCCACACGTCGGACCAGCACGTCTGGTTCACGGAGAGCCGCCAGTCGCGCACAGCCGACAGGGCCGACTGGTATGTCTGGGCAGAAGCCGGGCCTGACGGCGCGCCGCCGAACAACTGGCAGTCCGTCTTCGCCGGCCCCGCCTGGACCTGGGACGCGCGGCGCGGCCAGTACTACATGCACAATTTCCTGCCGGAACAGCCGCAGCTGAACCTGCACAACGGACAGGTCCAGGACGCCCTGCTGGACGTCGCCCGCTTCTGGCTCGACCGCGGCGTCGATGGATTCCGCTTCGACGCGATCAATTTCGCCATGCATGACCCGCAGCTGACCGACAATCCGCCCGCGCCCCCGGGCAGACGCACCCGGCCGTTCGACTACCAGGCCCACGTCCACAACCAGTCGCAGCCGCAGATCCCCGCCTTCCTCGCCCGGGTCCGCGGGCTGATGGACCTCTATCCCGGCCGCTTCAGCGTCGCCGAGGTCGTCGGCGAGGCCGCCGAGCCCGAAATGCAGGCCTTCACCGCCGACGATCGCCATCTCAACAGCGCCTATGGCTTCGCCTACCTCTATGCGGACGCCCTGACCCCGGACCTCGTGCGCAGAGCCAACGCCGCCTGGGACGGAGCCCACGGCCAGGGCTGGCCGTCCTGGGCCTTCTCCAACCACGACGCCCCGCGCGCCGTCTCGCGCTGGAGCGAGGGCCGCGACCCGGACCGCTTCGCCCGCATGGCCATGCTTCTGCTCATGGCCCTGCGCGGCAATGTCTTCGTCTATCAGGGCGAGGAGCTGGGCCTGCCGCAGGCGAACGTGCCCTTCGACCGACTGGTCGATCCCGAGGCCATCGCCAACTGGCCCAGGACCCTCGGCCGTGACGGTGCCCGCACACCCATGCCCTGGCGCGCCGAAGCGGCACACGCCGGCTTCTCGACCATCGAGCCCTGGCTGCCGGTCGATCCGCGCCACCCGCCCCTGGCCGTCGACCTTCAGGACGCGGACCCGGCCTCCATGCTCAACCTGACCCGCCGGCTGATCGCCCTGCGCAAGCGCGAGCCCGCCCTCCGGCTCGGGTCCCTGCGCTTCCTCGACGCCCCCGCCGCGGTTCTCGCCTTTGAGCGCACCCGTGGCGAAGACACCCTGACCTGCGTCTTCAACCTCGGCCATGAAGCCGTGGCCTGGGGCTCGCCGGGCACAGCGGACGTCCTCGCCCTGATCAATTTCGACAGCGTCCCGAACGGCGAAATGCCGCCGCTTTCGGGCAGGATCAGCCGCAAGCCAGCGATATGA
- a CDS encoding DUF3298 domain-containing protein has translation MSAVRALLLSAALAAGLSACNRDREPAPPAAPAPGAPAAVTPADAAAPMAFESKTPYADVRLTLPDAIKRQTDLHARLYAEEVRGLRQFVEGAQGELTEAGADTDRPKFEKTITVTAALETGKLFSLKRVDFDYSGGAHPNTLSSGILWDKALKRRLVLADLFRKNTDLGVLDQALCSAINAAKRARVPDSASISLGGAPGASCPRAADTPFVLAPGTVNGKAAGLIFFIGAYQVGPYVEGGYEIAIPATGFRSLLAVAYADDFAGQLLKAGDVTPVMAVRPSPATT, from the coding sequence ATGTCCGCTGTTCGCGCCCTGCTGCTGAGCGCCGCCCTCGCCGCCGGCCTGTCCGCGTGCAATCGCGACCGCGAGCCCGCGCCGCCGGCTGCCCCTGCCCCCGGTGCGCCCGCGGCCGTCACCCCGGCCGACGCCGCCGCGCCGATGGCCTTTGAATCGAAGACGCCTTACGCCGACGTCCGCCTCACCCTGCCCGACGCCATCAAGCGCCAGACCGACCTCCACGCGCGCCTCTATGCCGAGGAGGTGCGGGGGCTTCGCCAGTTCGTCGAGGGTGCCCAGGGCGAGCTGACCGAGGCCGGGGCCGACACGGACCGGCCGAAGTTCGAAAAGACCATCACCGTCACCGCCGCCCTCGAGACCGGCAAGCTGTTCAGCCTCAAGCGGGTCGATTTCGACTACTCGGGCGGAGCCCATCCCAACACCCTCAGCAGCGGCATCCTGTGGGACAAAGCGTTGAAGCGCCGCCTCGTCCTCGCCGACCTGTTCCGAAAGAACACTGACCTGGGCGTCCTCGACCAGGCCCTGTGCTCGGCCATCAACGCGGCCAAGCGCGCCCGGGTCCCGGACAGCGCCTCCATCTCTCTCGGCGGAGCGCCCGGCGCGTCCTGCCCCCGCGCCGCCGACACGCCCTTCGTCCTCGCTCCGGGGACGGTGAACGGCAAGGCCGCCGGCCTGATCTTCTTCATCGGCGCCTATCAGGTCGGCCCCTATGTCGAGGGTGGCTATGAGATCGCCATCCCCGCCACCGGCTTCCGCTCCCTGCTGGCCGTGGCCTATGCCGACGACTTCGCGGGCCAGTTGCTCAAGGCGGGCGACGTGACGCCGGTCATGGCCGTCCGCCCCTCGCCGGCGACCACCTGA
- a CDS encoding alpha/beta hydrolase translates to MMFMSRYGGGQRLRAFAIASAVVLGVGAVAFAVRAEPAPVAAQPAFVSDRLSVEVIGSGPDVVLIPGFASSREVWRVEAERLRATHRVHLVQLAGFAGEPWSHGDGPFVQPMADELARYVREAGLVRPTVVGHSMGGMTAVLLAQQHPELVGRVMSVDSLPFFSALYGPQVTAEAARPFAEQAAAGMLAADETSFRTQQGQSAVGLARDPATRAAMVEWSMASDRRALASAIREVMTTDLRPGLAAMTTPVWAVYAADADGGAPAAMADGLWAREYASLPGVRLIRVDGSRHFIMADQPARFAELMDQLLAD, encoded by the coding sequence ATGATGTTCATGTCCCGCTACGGCGGCGGCCAGCGGCTGCGCGCCTTCGCCATCGCCTCGGCCGTCGTTCTGGGTGTCGGCGCGGTCGCCTTCGCGGTTCGGGCCGAGCCCGCGCCTGTGGCGGCGCAGCCTGCCTTTGTCTCGGACCGTCTTTCCGTGGAGGTGATCGGATCGGGCCCCGATGTGGTCCTGATCCCCGGCTTCGCCTCCTCGCGGGAGGTCTGGCGGGTCGAGGCCGAGCGGCTGAGGGCGACGCATCGGGTGCATCTGGTGCAACTGGCCGGATTCGCCGGCGAGCCCTGGAGCCACGGCGACGGTCCGTTCGTGCAGCCGATGGCGGATGAGCTGGCGCGGTATGTTCGCGAGGCCGGACTGGTTCGGCCGACGGTCGTGGGACATTCGATGGGCGGGATGACCGCCGTGCTGCTGGCCCAGCAGCATCCCGAGCTGGTCGGTCGGGTGATGAGCGTGGACAGCCTGCCGTTCTTCAGCGCCCTGTACGGCCCGCAGGTCACGGCGGAGGCGGCGCGACCGTTCGCCGAACAGGCGGCGGCCGGCATGCTGGCGGCGGATGAGACGAGTTTCCGCACCCAGCAGGGCCAGTCCGCCGTCGGCCTGGCCCGCGATCCGGCGACGCGCGCCGCCATGGTCGAATGGTCGATGGCGTCAGACCGCCGGGCCCTGGCCTCGGCCATCCGCGAGGTGATGACCACCGACCTGCGGCCGGGGCTTGCGGCGATGACGACGCCCGTCTGGGCCGTCTATGCGGCCGACGCCGACGGAGGCGCGCCGGCGGCGATGGCCGACGGCCTCTGGGCACGGGAGTACGCCAGCCTGCCCGGCGTGCGGCTGATCCGTGTGGACGGCAGCCGGCATTTCATCATGGCTGACCAGCCGGCGCGGTTCGCCGAGCTGATGGATCAGTTGTTGGCGGACTGA
- a CDS encoding NAD-dependent epimerase/dehydratase family protein — MTTKGPVLVTGSAGFIGFHTAQRLLARGETVIGIDNLNDYYDPALKQARLDRLLTQPGYIHHTLDLADRDGMTALFAKHAPRRIVHLGAQAGIRYSVENPETYIDSNVVGFLTVLEGARAVKAEHLVFASTSSVFGANAALPFSVQQGVAHPLNVYSATKLANEAMAHAYAYIFGIPCTGLRFFTVYGPWGRPDMALFKFTRAILEGQPIDVYGAGTMERDFTYVDDIVDGVVAALDVVPGKDPVWSAEAPSPATSGVAPWRILNLGAGRREPLARYIEVLEQVLGRKAILNVMPTQDGEMTRTEADVTETRAALDYAPSTPIDVGVKRFVDWYRDFYGV, encoded by the coding sequence ATGACCACCAAGGGCCCCGTTCTCGTCACCGGTTCAGCCGGCTTCATCGGCTTCCACACCGCACAGCGCTTGCTGGCGCGCGGCGAGACGGTGATCGGCATCGACAATCTCAACGACTATTATGACCCGGCGCTGAAACAGGCGCGCCTCGACCGCCTGCTGACTCAGCCGGGCTACATCCACCACACGCTCGACCTGGCGGATCGCGACGGCATGACCGCCCTGTTCGCGAAACACGCGCCCCGACGCATCGTCCACCTCGGAGCCCAGGCGGGCATCCGGTACAGCGTCGAAAACCCCGAGACCTATATCGACTCCAACGTCGTCGGCTTCCTGACCGTTCTGGAGGGTGCCCGCGCCGTGAAGGCCGAACATCTGGTGTTCGCCTCGACCAGTTCGGTGTTCGGCGCCAACGCCGCCCTGCCGTTCTCGGTGCAGCAGGGCGTGGCCCATCCGTTGAACGTCTATTCCGCGACCAAGCTCGCCAATGAGGCCATGGCCCACGCCTATGCCTACATCTTCGGCATTCCCTGCACCGGCCTGCGGTTCTTCACCGTCTATGGACCGTGGGGCCGGCCGGACATGGCCCTGTTCAAGTTCACACGGGCCATTCTCGAGGGGCAGCCGATCGACGTCTATGGCGCAGGAACGATGGAGCGCGACTTCACCTATGTCGACGACATCGTCGACGGCGTGGTGGCCGCGCTGGACGTCGTGCCCGGCAAGGATCCCGTGTGGAGCGCCGAAGCCCCTTCCCCGGCGACCAGCGGCGTGGCCCCCTGGCGAATCCTGAACCTCGGTGCCGGGCGGCGCGAGCCTCTGGCCCGCTACATCGAGGTGCTGGAACAGGTGCTGGGCCGCAAGGCGATCCTGAACGTCATGCCGACCCAGGACGGCGAGATGACCCGCACCGAAGCCGATGTGACCGAGACCCGCGCCGCCCTCGACTACGCCCCCTCGACGCCCATCGACGTCGGGGTGAAGCGGTTCGTCGACTGGTATCGGGATTTCTACGGCGTCTAG